One Ensifer adhaerens genomic window, AGGAACGGCAGATTGGGAAATCCGAGCGCGGACATCAGCTCATTGAGCGGCCCCATCGTCGGATTGAGCACCTGGCGGGCGATCAGCGCGACGGCGACCGGCGCGACCAGCATCGGCAACAGGAAGCTCACGCGGAAGATGCCCTCGCCCGGCACCTTAGAATTCAGCGCCAGCGCCACCGAAAGACCGATCACATATTGCAGCCCGACGGAGATGAAGGCGATCAGCGTCGTCGTGCCTGCCACATGCCAGAAACGCGGGTTCTGCAAGAGGTCTATGTAGTTGCCGAACCCGACAAAGCGCGCCGGCGTCGGCGGCACGAGCCGCATGCTCATGAAGCTGGTCGTCAGCGAATAGACGAGCGGGAATATCGAGATCAAAAGGACGATGAGAAGGGCCGGCCAGATGAAGAAGTGCTTGATCGGATCGTTGCGCGTCATGCCGCCGAACCTCGTGCCAAGAGCGCCTCGATCTCGCCAAGCGTGGGCATTGCGGGAGCCGTGCCGCGGCGGGTGACAGCGATACCGGCGGCGGCGCAACCAAAGCGCACCGCATCGACCGGCGAAAGATCCCGCGCCAGTGCTGCGGAGAAGCCGCCCACGAAGGCGTCCCCTGCCCCGGTCGTATCGATCACCGGACCGCTGGCGATTGCCGGCACCAGCACCGACTGCTCGTGGTTGTGGTAAAGCACGCCGCGTTCGCCGAGCGTGATCAGTGCCGTCTTGGCTCCCTTCTTTAGGATGACGTCACCGGCACGCCGGATATCTTCCTCTGTCGAAAGCGCAAAGCCGACGATCGCCGCAGCCTCCGTCTCGTTCGGCACGAGGTAATCGCAAAGCGGATAGATCGTGTCCGGGAAGACTTCAGCCGGAGCCGGATTGAAGACGGTCACGACGCCGGCCGCATGCGCGATCTCCAGAGCCCGTTGGGCCGCGGCTACTGGCTGCTCCAGCTGGGTGACGAAGATGCGCGAAGCTTCGATCGTCTCGCGGGCGGCCTCGACATCATCGACGCCGATCGAACCGGCGGCGCCCGGATAGACGATGATCGCGTTTTCGCCGTTCTGATCGTTGACATAGATGAAGGCAGCGCCCGTCGGCAGGTCATCCATCTCAACGATCTTCGGCGTCACGCCGGCTTCCGCGTAGGTGCGCAGCGCCATCTCGCCAAATGTGTCACGGCCGAGCTTTGAGATGAAGGAAACAGGGCTGCCTGCGCGTGCCGCAGCCACCGCCTGGTTTGAGCCCTTGCCGCCGGGGCCGACGGAGAATCCGCTGCCGGTAATCGTTTCACCGACAATCGGCATGCGCCGCGCCAGATAGGCAGTGTCGGCGACGAAAATGCCAAGGATGGAAACACCAGTCTTCATTCAAGCCTCCCCCTGTGACTGCACCGCAGGAACGGCGTGCCCAGGCAATCTCTCGCGATTTCATGTGTGGTCTGGCGCTGCGCGGCGCCGCGCAGGCGTGCCGCTCAGGTTTTGGGCGGGATGACGCCCTTGGTGAACAGGAAGCAGCCGTAGAACCGCGTCTCCCCGGTGGTGATGACGCAATAGGCCTTCTTGGCTTCCTCGTAGAACTTGAAGCGTTCGATGCCGTACATCGGCTCCGACTTGCCTTCGGCGCGGTCGATCACCGCTTGGACCTCCTGCTGCACCGGCAGGACTTCATCGGGAGCGCCCATCACCTCCATGCGCCCGGCGGAGGGCTGCAGGGGCGTATCGAGCGGCAGCACGGAAAGCACCGCTTCAACGGCGCGCGCGGCCGAAACATTGTCGATGCGCAGCAGCGTGCCGAGCGTCGTCTTGCGGGCGATGGCATCGGACGGAAAATTGGTATCGGAAATGACCAGCGTGTCACCATGCCCCATGGATCTGAGTGCATGCAGCACATCGGCATTCAGGGCCGGGTCGATATTCTTCAGCATACAGTCCTCCTCCAGGCGCCATGCCGTCGTGGCCGCGCCATTTGCGTTTCCCCTCTCAGGAAACGCGTCTCCCCAACTGTTCACATTTCCATCGCGCGAGCCGGCTCCCCCCGCCCCGCGCATGGCGGGTCCCCTACTCGCCGTAGGGGATCCAGATGTTCTTGACGTCGGTCGCGCGACGCAGATAGGCCGGGCCTTCCGCCGCATCGCGATCGAG contains:
- a CDS encoding RbsD/FucU family protein, which codes for MLKNIDPALNADVLHALRSMGHGDTLVISDTNFPSDAIARKTTLGTLLRIDNVSAARAVEAVLSVLPLDTPLQPSAGRMEVMGAPDEVLPVQQEVQAVIDRAEGKSEPMYGIERFKFYEEAKKAYCVITTGETRFYGCFLFTKGVIPPKT
- the rbsK gene encoding ribokinase produces the protein MKTGVSILGIFVADTAYLARRMPIVGETITGSGFSVGPGGKGSNQAVAAARAGSPVSFISKLGRDTFGEMALRTYAEAGVTPKIVEMDDLPTGAAFIYVNDQNGENAIIVYPGAAGSIGVDDVEAARETIEASRIFVTQLEQPVAAAQRALEIAHAAGVVTVFNPAPAEVFPDTIYPLCDYLVPNETEAAAIVGFALSTEEDIRRAGDVILKKGAKTALITLGERGVLYHNHEQSVLVPAIASGPVIDTTGAGDAFVGGFSAALARDLSPVDAVRFGCAAAGIAVTRRGTAPAMPTLGEIEALLARGSAA
- a CDS encoding carbohydrate ABC transporter permease, whose translation is MTRNDPIKHFFIWPALLIVLLISIFPLVYSLTTSFMSMRLVPPTPARFVGFGNYIDLLQNPRFWHVAGTTTLIAFISVGLQYVIGLSVALALNSKVPGEGIFRVSFLLPMLVAPVAVALIARQVLNPTMGPLNELMSALGFPNLPFLTQTSWALGSIIAVEVWQWTPFVILMLLAGLQTLPDDVYEAAALENATPWQQFRDITFPMLLPISVAVVFIRLIESYKIIDTVFVMTGGGPGISTETLTLFAYQEGFKKFNLGYTSALSFLFLIVITVIGLVYLAVLKPYLEKHK